CCGGCCTCGATCCGAGTGACCCTGAATACGCGCAAAAGGCAATGGTAAGGAAATATATGTACCCTGATCACGATTACTACAGGGAATACATTTCGAGGTATGCACCCCAAACGCGGGTCAACATGAATGTAACAGGGGGAACCGACAAGGTTTCTTATTTCGTAAACGGCGCCTATCTGCATCAGGGGGGGAATCTGAATACCCAGCCAAAATCGGTGCTCGGTTATGATCCTTCTTCCAAAATGGACAGGTACAGCTTTCGGGCCAACCTCGACTATAAGGTTACAAATTCGCTAAAATCTTTTCTGAATATCGGTAGTTACATCGAGCAGGTGAATATGCCTGCGGCCTGGCTTTACGGAGACGATACCAACTGGATGATGCGTGATCTGCTATACCAGGCACAAACCATTTTGCCTATTACCCCCGGCCCCACTACCATTGATGGCTTCGGTGTAGCGCCGGGGCAGATTGTGGATCCCGGGTATATGGACCGGTCCGCATTTGAGATCATGAACAGAATGGGTTACCGCAATGAAATCCGCTCGAATCTGAATGCCTCTTTCGGAATGGAATGGGACCTGAGCAATACCGTCACCAAAGGGTTGAGTATTAAAGGAATGGTTTCCTACGATTCCAAATCGACTACGGCTATGCAGGGCGATAAATCGGAAAGGCTGTTCCTGGCGGAGGTAAACCCGGCCACCGACGAGCTGACTTATGCGATCAAGAGAAATGATGAAACCCTGTTGAAACTCCGCAAAGGCGCCGATTCCCGCTATAATATTAACATGCAGGGGTCAATCAATTACCAGCGGTTGTTTGGCGAAAAACATGATGTAGGCGGGATGATCCTGGCGCAACGGGATACCTGGGAAACTACCAGGGGAGAGATTCCCTATAATGTACTGGGCGTTGCTGCGAGGGCAACTTACGGTTTTGATAGCCGCTATCTGGCTGAGGTCAATATGGGTTACAATGGATCAGAACAATTTGCGCCCGGGCATCGCTACGGATTTTTTCCGGCTGTATCGGTGGGCTGGGTGCTGAGCAATGAAAATTTTCTCAAAAACAACCGGTACGTGACCAACCTGAAATTCAGGGCTTCCTATGGAAAAGTAGGTAATGATATTCTCGGACCATCCCGAGAAGACAGCCCGCGTTTTTTATACCAAAGTAATATTGTAGTAGGCTCCGGCGGACCGTTGAGCAGCCTTGGATTGGGGCAGCAGATTAATCTCGGGTTGCTGGGAAATCCGGGTATTACCTGGGAGGTAGCCGCAAAACAGAATTACGGGGTTGACTTCCAGTTCATGCGGGACCTTAGCCTTACTGTTGATTTTTTCAAAGAAAAACGAAGCAATATCCTGATCAGCCGGGGTACTGTTCCCGAATTTCAGGGCGTGCCGCTGGGCAATATCCCCAAGGTCAACATGGGCCTGGTGGATAACAAGGGTTACGAGATCGAGCTGACATACAACAAGGCTTTTTCAAAAGATTTCAACATCATGGTTTCAGGTAACTATGGATACAACCATAATACCGTGAAGTTCATGGACGAGTCGATCCGGGATGAAAGCTACGCGCACAGGTACCGCTCGGCAGGCTATTCACTGAACCAGTCGTGGGGATATAAAATCGATTACAGCAACGGAAACGGCTTTTTTAATTCCAAAGAAGAACTGGACAGCTATCTGGCGAATACCAAATATGGCTTCGGGGAGCCGCGGGTAGGGGACTTTAAATACGTGGACCTGAATGGCGACGGCACAATTGACGACAAAGACCAGGCGCCGATCGGTTATTCCACAATTCCCCGGGTTACTTACGGACTTTCACTGACTGTGAATTATAAGGGGTTTGATTTCACTACTTTCTTTCAGGGCGTAGGGAAATACACGATGAATTACGCGCAGCAGGGTGTATATGAATACATTATCCGTGGTACGTATTTCGATTACCACAAGTCGGCCTGGACTCCGGAGCGCTATGCAAATGGTGACGAAATCACCTATCCGGCCCTGAGCACGCACAGTACGACCAACCACGTAGCTAATGATTTCTTCATTATGAACCGCTCATTTACCCGTCTGAAAAATCTCACACTGGGTCATACGCTGCCGTCGGGCTCACTGAAAGCGATCGGGATCAGCAAGTTCAGGGTGTATGTAAGTGCGCAGAACTACTTCACCTGGTCGAAGCTGAGAATGAACCATCTTGATCCTGAAAACGACGATTCACTGGGATATCCGGTAACAAAAATGGCTAACCTTGGTTTGAACGTAACTTTCTAATCGGAGAGAAATATGAAAAAGATATATCGTTTTTTATTACTCACATTACTTGCATTTACCTCCTGTAAAGATGTGCTCGACATGGCGCCTGACGGTAAGCTGACTATGGAAGAGATCTTCGCAGATAATGATAAGGTAGGGGCTTTCCTGAATACCTGCTACGCAAATATTCCCGCAAAAGGGACCCGGTATTTCTTCTGGAGCCGCGGGCCGGTTAACTGGAGTGACGAATCGTGGGATACCGACGCAGAAGCTGAATCGTGGATTATGTCGGGCAGGATGTATAATGGCGATGCTTCCGCGGCAAACCACCCGATTATCAATATCAGTACCGACGCCGGAAACGGTGATTACTGGGCCAGGTACTGGGCTTCGATCCGGAACTGTACCGAGTTTATCAGCCGCATTGACGAAGCTACCGTCAGGGTTCCGGCCGACCGGGCGCGCTGGAAAGCGGAGGCGCATTTGTTGCGGGCCTACTACTATTCAGAGCTTTTGAAATGGTTTGGTCCCGCACTCCCGATCGAAAGAGAACCTTACGATTTTCAGCAGGACTTTTCAACCGTGACGAAAGCAAGTTATTATGAAGTGGTGAAATTTATCATAGAGGATTGCGACGTGGCATTGGCTACCGCTGAGCTGCCCTGGCGTGTCACTACGGGCAGTGAAGGTGGCCGGGTACACAAAGGCCTGGCAGAGGCGATCAAATCCAAAATGATCCTGTTTGCTGCAAGTCCGCTGAATAATGCGGGACAAAACCTTTGGCAGGAAGCTTATGAGATCAACAAAAAATCGCTTGAAAACCTGCGGGCGAACGGTTACGAACTCTACAATCGCGTAAACCTGCCGCAAACTTATCTTTCTGACGTTGCTTTTCTTGGTCCGAACAAAAATGAGAAGACCGCTATCTACAATGAATATTTTACCCAGACTATGAACTACTCGGCCAGCCCGGTCGACCGTGAAACGATTTACCAAAGCCGCGACGGGCAGGGAAATATCTGGAATATTGACGGTATCGGCGCGCAAGACGGCTACAAATCCGGGACATGTCCTACGCAGGAGCTG
This Dyadobacter sp. UC 10 DNA region includes the following protein-coding sequences:
- a CDS encoding TonB-dependent receptor yields the protein MRRLRLLNEIIAPVMRFTVGQCILLLFFMQIATADDLRAQEILSQRISITVNEMDIEKVLEKIEVQTKIRFVYSAEIIGAERKVSFEGENQRLDAVLESLLVPLGIEYKVSKKTILLKRISDKKTSEQQPVKATEGNSIMDRDVTGKVTDEKGAGIPGVSVVVKGTTQGTSTNIDGEYQILVPEENTVLIFSFVGYISQEIPLGAVTNLNVSLKVDEKALEEVVVVGFGEQKKVSVTGAVSSVSSEILQQSSSASLANSLSGRLPGLTSIQSGGGQPGRDDATMYLRGAATTNGKSPLILIDGVPRDNIRTLDANEVASVSILKDASATAVFGVRGANGVILITTKRGSAGKTELTINTEQSFSSFTREPERLHSLEYMALRNEASKNDGITPLPFTQEQMDKYANPLAGLDPSDPEYAQKAMVRKYMYPDHDYYREYISRYAPQTRVNMNVTGGTDKVSYFVNGAYLHQGGNLNTQPKSVLGYDPSSKMDRYSFRANLDYKVTNSLKSFLNIGSYIEQVNMPAAWLYGDDTNWMMRDLLYQAQTILPITPGPTTIDGFGVAPGQIVDPGYMDRSAFEIMNRMGYRNEIRSNLNASFGMEWDLSNTVTKGLSIKGMVSYDSKSTTAMQGDKSERLFLAEVNPATDELTYAIKRNDETLLKLRKGADSRYNINMQGSINYQRLFGEKHDVGGMILAQRDTWETTRGEIPYNVLGVAARATYGFDSRYLAEVNMGYNGSEQFAPGHRYGFFPAVSVGWVLSNENFLKNNRYVTNLKFRASYGKVGNDILGPSREDSPRFLYQSNIVVGSGGPLSSLGLGQQINLGLLGNPGITWEVAAKQNYGVDFQFMRDLSLTVDFFKEKRSNILISRGTVPEFQGVPLGNIPKVNMGLVDNKGYEIELTYNKAFSKDFNIMVSGNYGYNHNTVKFMDESIRDESYAHRYRSAGYSLNQSWGYKIDYSNGNGFFNSKEELDSYLANTKYGFGEPRVGDFKYVDLNGDGTIDDKDQAPIGYSTIPRVTYGLSLTVNYKGFDFTTFFQGVGKYTMNYAQQGVYEYIIRGTYFDYHKSAWTPERYANGDEITYPALSTHSTTNHVANDFFIMNRSFTRLKNLTLGHTLPSGSLKAIGISKFRVYVSAQNYFTWSKLRMNHLDPENDDSLGYPVTKMANLGLNVTF
- a CDS encoding RagB/SusD family nutrient uptake outer membrane protein — encoded protein: MKKIYRFLLLTLLAFTSCKDVLDMAPDGKLTMEEIFADNDKVGAFLNTCYANIPAKGTRYFFWSRGPVNWSDESWDTDAEAESWIMSGRMYNGDASAANHPIINISTDAGNGDYWARYWASIRNCTEFISRIDEATVRVPADRARWKAEAHLLRAYYYSELLKWFGPALPIEREPYDFQQDFSTVTKASYYEVVKFIIEDCDVALATAELPWRVTTGSEGGRVHKGLAEAIKSKMILFAASPLNNAGQNLWQEAYEINKKSLENLRANGYELYNRVNLPQTYLSDVAFLGPNKNEKTAIYNEYFTQTMNYSASPVDRETIYQSRDGQGNIWNIDGIGAQDGYKSGTCPTQELVDAYETIDGQPVLDLDRPYLDDQHLQPNYNTANKTYDPANPYANRDPRFYASIYYNGSKRKAMWNFAEAPESVENYPAPIGNRTRIISTYAGEPQTGIHPTTRRATRTGYYQRKFLHPNSGGDNPIAGANWKLFRLGEVILNYAEAAAEAGQLAEAAKAVNEIRARAGMPALPAGLSKDALIKRVRSERRVELAMEENRYFDLRRWSKPTDDLAKTDRWITAMEITRNANGTFTYKRRNVRATERKNYTNKFLWVPIPLNEANRLRSITGTDWQNPGW